The following coding sequences are from one Methanosarcina sp. WWM596 window:
- a CDS encoding ferritin family protein, whose product MLSTLPIDLKNVAEEDIDKEILRAGIIAELDTVNLYEQMATLTKNNDIKTILLDIAKEEKTHIGEFQTLLLRFDPQQKEELEAGAEEVEEELSK is encoded by the coding sequence TTGTTATCCACATTACCAATAGACCTTAAGAACGTAGCAGAAGAAGATATAGATAAAGAAATCCTCAGAGCAGGAATTATTGCCGAGCTGGATACCGTAAACCTTTACGAACAGATGGCAACCCTAACAAAAAATAATGACATAAAAACAATTCTCCTGGACATTGCAAAAGAAGAAAAAACGCATATAGGAGAGTTTCAGACCCTCCTCCTAAGGTTTGACCCCCAGCAAAAAGAAGAACTGGAAGCCGGAGCTGAAGAGGTAGAAGAAGAGTTATCCAAATAA
- a CDS encoding IS110 family transposase, protein MAGEINKSCGLDIHKSFLIATILSRSGEKQQQRIKRDDDGILSLRNWVTSEKCDVVACESTSDFWVPIHDSLIKHLPFIVGNARDMKAFTHKKTDKIDSEVIAKLALNGMVQPSRVFPKKHREYRSYIRLRHKLVQKRTDIKNEAHAILAPEMFNLKDVLTDIFGKNGREILSGISSGKNVDQIIQNLSPNVRKKSAQIRELLDREISQSAAIRLQICLKLIKNFDDSIELLGKEIFNYAYGNHKREMEILKSVPGIGELGAATLIAEIGDFKDFASGDKLASWLGLVPNVYQSADKYHNGRITKRGSKVARWILIQIAQAAARTKNSKLKEFFNRKKKSIGHAKAIVALARKIATIIWHLITNDEMYEDETGYIKGEVQRRKIVETEIFSVDERISIISEIFAIVEKKKPDIK, encoded by the coding sequence TTGGCAGGAGAAATAAACAAATCTTGCGGTTTAGATATCCACAAAAGTTTTTTGATTGCTACTATCCTCAGCAGATCCGGTGAAAAACAGCAACAGCGTATCAAGAGAGACGATGATGGAATTTTAAGCCTTAGAAATTGGGTTACATCAGAAAAATGTGACGTTGTTGCATGTGAATCAACAAGTGACTTTTGGGTCCCTATTCATGATTCATTGATAAAACATCTGCCTTTTATAGTTGGAAATGCTCGCGACATGAAAGCATTTACACATAAAAAGACAGATAAAATAGATTCCGAAGTCATTGCAAAACTTGCACTGAATGGCATGGTTCAACCATCAAGAGTTTTCCCAAAAAAACACAGAGAATATCGTTCATACATTCGGCTTCGCCACAAACTTGTACAAAAAAGAACGGATATAAAAAATGAAGCTCATGCCATTCTCGCACCTGAAATGTTTAATCTAAAAGATGTGCTGACAGACATTTTTGGAAAAAATGGTAGAGAGATATTATCAGGAATCTCTTCAGGTAAAAATGTTGACCAGATTATACAAAACCTTTCTCCAAATGTTCGTAAAAAAAGCGCTCAGATCCGAGAGCTTCTGGACAGAGAAATCTCCCAGAGTGCTGCAATCAGGCTTCAGATATGTTTGAAGCTAATAAAGAATTTTGACGATTCAATCGAACTTTTGGGAAAGGAAATTTTCAATTATGCTTATGGAAATCATAAGCGAGAAATGGAAATTTTAAAATCTGTTCCAGGCATAGGGGAACTTGGTGCGGCAACTTTAATCGCTGAAATAGGTGATTTCAAAGATTTTGCTTCAGGGGACAAGCTTGCTTCATGGCTTGGACTGGTTCCTAATGTGTACCAATCTGCAGATAAATACCACAATGGAAGGATCACTAAGAGAGGATCAAAGGTAGCAAGGTGGATTCTAATACAGATTGCTCAAGCAGCAGCAAGAACAAAAAATAGCAAGTTAAAAGAGTTTTTTAACAGAAAAAAGAAGTCAATTGGACATGCAAAGGCGATTGTTGCCCTGGCAAGGAAAATTGCAACGATAATATGGCACCTTATCACAAATGATGAGATGTACGAAGATGAAACGGGATATATCAAGGGAGAAGTTCAAAGGAGGAAGATTGTTGAGACCGAGATATTTTCGGTTGATGAACGTATCTCAATAATTAGTGAAATATTCGCAATTGTTGAAAAAAAGAAACCTGACATTAAGTGA